One window from the genome of Stegostoma tigrinum isolate sSteTig4 chromosome 27, sSteTig4.hap1, whole genome shotgun sequence encodes:
- the LOC125464766 gene encoding TNF receptor-associated factor 4-like isoform X2 has protein sequence MHLFKSEGVFKCPEDQLPLDYAKIYPDPELEAQILALPIRCIHSEEGCRWTGQIKQLQPHLSTCPFNVISCPNRCTVKLSRRDLAEHLQHDCPKRRVKCEYCGSDFTGEGYENHQGICPQESVYCENKCGARMMRRLLSQHCLTDCPKRTQPCKFCGKEFVFDTIQNHQYQCPRYPVVCPNQCGVSNIAREDLANHLRDNCNTAMVLCPFKDAGCKHRCHKIAMSRHIDESMKVHLNIMCSLVNRQRQDILELRREVEELSVGSDGVLIWKITDYMRKMQEAKLRNNYEFFSPPFYTHRYGYKLQVSAFLNGNGSGEGTHLSVYIRVLPGEYDNLLEWPFSYKVTFSIMDQSDPSLSKPQHITETFTPDPNWKNFQKPVNSRNSMDESTLGFGYPKFVSHEEIKKRNYIRDNSIFIRASVEIPQKIIA, from the exons ATCTATCCTGATCCAGAGCTAGAAGCCCAGATCCTGGCCCTGCCTATTCGCTGCATTCACAGCGAGGAAGGCTGCAGATGGACAGGACAGATTAAACAGCTGCAG CCCCACCTTTCGACATGCCCGTTCAATGTGATCTCCTGCCCAAATCGTTGCACGGTCAAGCTGAGCCGCAGGGACCTGGCTGAACACCTGCAACACGACTGCCCAAAGCGTCGAGTCAAGTGTGAATACTGTGGCAGTGACTTCACCGGAGAAGGTTATGAG AATCACCAAGGGATTTGCCCTCAGGAGAGTGTCTACTGTGAAAACAAATGTGGGGCCAGGATGATGCGGCGCCTGCTGTCTCAACATTGCCTTACAGACTGTCCGAAGCGCACACAGCCCTGCAAATTCTGCGGCAAGGAGTTCGTGTTTGACACAATACAG AACCACCAGTATCAATGCCCACGGTATCCGGTAGTCTGCCCCAACCAGTGCGGAGTGTCAAACATTGCCAGGGAAGATCTTGCCAATCATCTGAGGGACAACTGCAACACTGCCATGGTACTGTGCCCCTTTAAGGATGCTGGTTGCAAACACAGG tgccacaagaTTGCGATGAGCAGACACATCGATGAAAGCATGAAGGTTCACCTGAACATTATGTGCAGCCTTGTGAATCGTCAGCGGCAGGATATCTTGGAGCTGAGGCGAGAAGTGGAGGAGCTCTCGGTTGGCAGCGATGGTGTCCTAATCTGGAAAATAACTGACTACATGCGTAAGATGCAGGAGGCCAAACTGCGTAACAACTATGAGTTTTTTAGCCCCCCGTTTTACACCCACCGGTATGGCTACAAGCTACAAGTGTCAGCCTTTCTCAATGGAAACGGGAGCGGGGAGGGTACACACTTGTCAGTCTATATCCGTGTGTTGCCTGGCGAGTATGACAACCTACTTGAGTGGCCCTTCTCCTATAAGGTGACCTTCTCCATTATGGATCAGAGTGACCCGTCACTTTCAAAACCACAGCACATCACAGAAACCTTCACCCCTGACCCCAACTGGAAGAACTTCCAGAAGCCCGTCAACTCCAGGAACTCCATGGACGAAAGCACACTTGGGTTTGGATATCCCAAATTTGTTTCTCATGAAGAGATCAAAAAGAGGAATTACATCCGGGACAATTCGATTTTCATCAGAGCTTCTGTCGAGATCCCTCAAAAGATTATAGCGTGA
- the LOC125464766 gene encoding TNF receptor-associated factor 4-like isoform X3: MHEGVFKCPEDQLPLDYAKIYPDPELEAQILALPIRCIHSEEGCRWTGQIKQLQPHLSTCPFNVISCPNRCTVKLSRRDLAEHLQHDCPKRRVKCEYCGSDFTGEGYENHQGICPQESVYCENKCGARMMRRLLSQHCLTDCPKRTQPCKFCGKEFVFDTIQNHQYQCPRYPVVCPNQCGVSNIAREDLANHLRDNCNTAMVLCPFKDAGCKHRCHKIAMSRHIDESMKVHLNIMCSLVNRQRQDILELRREVEELSVGSDGVLIWKITDYMRKMQEAKLRNNYEFFSPPFYTHRYGYKLQVSAFLNGNGSGEGTHLSVYIRVLPGEYDNLLEWPFSYKVTFSIMDQSDPSLSKPQHITETFTPDPNWKNFQKPVNSRNSMDESTLGFGYPKFVSHEEIKKRNYIRDNSIFIRASVEIPQKIIA; this comes from the exons ATCTATCCTGATCCAGAGCTAGAAGCCCAGATCCTGGCCCTGCCTATTCGCTGCATTCACAGCGAGGAAGGCTGCAGATGGACAGGACAGATTAAACAGCTGCAG CCCCACCTTTCGACATGCCCGTTCAATGTGATCTCCTGCCCAAATCGTTGCACGGTCAAGCTGAGCCGCAGGGACCTGGCTGAACACCTGCAACACGACTGCCCAAAGCGTCGAGTCAAGTGTGAATACTGTGGCAGTGACTTCACCGGAGAAGGTTATGAG AATCACCAAGGGATTTGCCCTCAGGAGAGTGTCTACTGTGAAAACAAATGTGGGGCCAGGATGATGCGGCGCCTGCTGTCTCAACATTGCCTTACAGACTGTCCGAAGCGCACACAGCCCTGCAAATTCTGCGGCAAGGAGTTCGTGTTTGACACAATACAG AACCACCAGTATCAATGCCCACGGTATCCGGTAGTCTGCCCCAACCAGTGCGGAGTGTCAAACATTGCCAGGGAAGATCTTGCCAATCATCTGAGGGACAACTGCAACACTGCCATGGTACTGTGCCCCTTTAAGGATGCTGGTTGCAAACACAGG tgccacaagaTTGCGATGAGCAGACACATCGATGAAAGCATGAAGGTTCACCTGAACATTATGTGCAGCCTTGTGAATCGTCAGCGGCAGGATATCTTGGAGCTGAGGCGAGAAGTGGAGGAGCTCTCGGTTGGCAGCGATGGTGTCCTAATCTGGAAAATAACTGACTACATGCGTAAGATGCAGGAGGCCAAACTGCGTAACAACTATGAGTTTTTTAGCCCCCCGTTTTACACCCACCGGTATGGCTACAAGCTACAAGTGTCAGCCTTTCTCAATGGAAACGGGAGCGGGGAGGGTACACACTTGTCAGTCTATATCCGTGTGTTGCCTGGCGAGTATGACAACCTACTTGAGTGGCCCTTCTCCTATAAGGTGACCTTCTCCATTATGGATCAGAGTGACCCGTCACTTTCAAAACCACAGCACATCACAGAAACCTTCACCCCTGACCCCAACTGGAAGAACTTCCAGAAGCCCGTCAACTCCAGGAACTCCATGGACGAAAGCACACTTGGGTTTGGATATCCCAAATTTGTTTCTCATGAAGAGATCAAAAAGAGGAATTACATCCGGGACAATTCGATTTTCATCAGAGCTTCTGTCGAGATCCCTCAAAAGATTATAGCGTGA